Genomic DNA from Nitrospirota bacterium:
TTTATGTGCCAAGAGATTCATCTGAAGAAGAGATCGAAGAGAAGAGGATAGAGCTTGAGAAGAGACTTGTAGAAATTACAGAAAAGTCAGACCAGTACTATAAACAATCACATTAACAGATTACACAGGATATATATTGTACACATTGTATAATTTACTTCTAATATTACTGGTCATTGTAACCTTACCGTTTTTGCTTTACAAGGTAGCAGTAACAGAGAAGCACAGGAAAGGCTTTTGGGAAAAACTGGGCGTTGCCAAAGAAAACCAATGGGGTACCGAATTAAATTCGGTACTCGACAGGCGGGCCCGCATCCACATCCATGCCGTCTCAGTAGGCGAGGTTATAGCTGCCATCCCTTTCATCAAAGAGCTCAGGCAGAGGCATCCCGAAGTTAGGATTACCGTGTCTACCGTTACCCCAACCGGTAATGAGTTGGCACGCAAGAGACTCCCTGAGGTAGATCAGATATTATACTCACCATTTGATTTAACCTGGTCTGTTAAGAGGTTTATTAATCGCGTTAAACCCGATATCTATATTTCTGTAGAAACAGAGCTGTGGCCAAACTTCCTGAGAGAGGTGAAACGATCCGGGGCAAGGTCACTCATAATCAACGGCAGAATCTCGCCGGATGCATTTAAAGGTTACAGGAGGTTTCGCTGCTTTATGAAGCGTATACTCTCCAACGTTGACCTTTTCTGTATGCAGACTGATGAGGATGGAGAGAGGATCAGAGATATAGGGGCACCTGCCAGTTCTGTAACAGTTACCGGCAACATGAAATATGACCAGAAATTTATCGAGATGAATAATGACGCAATCAACAAGAAGATGCATTTATTCGGGATAAACAGTGGCGATAAAGTCATAGTGGCAGGCAGTACCCATCCTGGTGAGAATGAGGTTATCCTTTCATCTTACATTGAATGTCTGAAAGAAGATGAACAACTGAGATTGATCATTGTCCCAAGACATATCGAAAGGACGGCAGATATAGAGAGGCTTGCAAGGACAATGGGGCTTGATGTTATAAGGAGGACCGGACTTGGCAATGCAAAGAGAAATAACGTTCCATACAAGACTGTCATCGTTGTTGATACAATTGGTGAACTGTCCACTCTCTACAGCATAGCAACTGTTGTAATGATCGGTGGGAGCTTTATACCACACGGCGGTCAGAATCCACTGGAGGCAATGTATTACAGGAAACCCCTTATATTTGGGAAACATATGTTTAATTTCAAACAGATTACAGAGGAGATATTAGAGAGCGGGGCCGGTCACATGATAGAAGATATAGACTCACTGAAAGATGTCCTGCAGGGGTTACTGAACAATAACGGCAAACAGCAGGAAATGGGAGAAAAGGGATATAAGATTATTGCTAAAAACAGAGGAGCAGTGGAAAGAAATCTTGCCATAATAGACAAATATGTACTGCTACGGTGAATGGTTCTGTGTTAAAATTCAAAAAATAAGATACAGATCCCTCTATAGCGGATACTTAAATTATGTCATTAGACAAAGACAAGACACACCTTAAGTACGGAAAAACCCGCGTGTTTCTACACGAGGTCATATTCGAGGCCGATACCCCCCTGGGGAGGGTTTTTGATATCATATTACTAATCAGCATCCTTCTGAGTGTCCTGGCGGTCATGCTTGATAGTGTAGAGAGTATTAATGCCGACTACGGTTATTTACTCTATAAGGTTGAGTGGTTCTTCACCATCATCTTCACGGTTGAATACGTCCTGAGGTTATTGTGCGTTGGACGGCCATTCCGGTATGCCACGAGTTTTTTCGGCGCTGTAGACTTATTGGCTATCGTTCCAACATATCTGAGCATCCTGATTCCCGGCAGCCAGTATCTTCTCATTATCAGAGTACTCAGAGTCCTGCGCGTTTTCAGAATACTCAAGATCGTCCAATATGTTGGAGAGGCCCATGTACTTGTGGAGGCAATGAGGGCAAGTAAGAGAAAGATTATCATCTTCCTCTTTGCGATTTTGAATATA
This window encodes:
- a CDS encoding 3-deoxy-D-manno-octulosonic acid transferase; its protein translation is MYNLLLILLVIVTLPFLLYKVAVTEKHRKGFWEKLGVAKENQWGTELNSVLDRRARIHIHAVSVGEVIAAIPFIKELRQRHPEVRITVSTVTPTGNELARKRLPEVDQILYSPFDLTWSVKRFINRVKPDIYISVETELWPNFLREVKRSGARSLIINGRISPDAFKGYRRFRCFMKRILSNVDLFCMQTDEDGERIRDIGAPASSVTVTGNMKYDQKFIEMNNDAINKKMHLFGINSGDKVIVAGSTHPGENEVILSSYIECLKEDEQLRLIIVPRHIERTADIERLARTMGLDVIRRTGLGNAKRNNVPYKTVIVVDTIGELSTLYSIATVVMIGGSFIPHGGQNPLEAMYYRKPLIFGKHMFNFKQITEEILESGAGHMIEDIDSLKDVLQGLLNNNGKQQEMGEKGYKIIAKNRGAVERNLAIIDKYVLLR
- a CDS encoding ion transporter, yielding MSLDKDKTHLKYGKTRVFLHEVIFEADTPLGRVFDIILLISILLSVLAVMLDSVESINADYGYLLYKVEWFFTIIFTVEYVLRLLCVGRPFRYATSFFGAVDLLAIVPTYLSILIPGSQYLLIIRVLRVLRVFRILKIVQYVGEAHVLVEAMRASKRKIIIFLFAILNIVTILGSVMYLIEGKEHGFTSIPEGIYWAIVTLTTVGYGDIAPGTPFGKAVGSFIMILGYGIIAVPT